The DNA segment CTTTCATTTGTAAGAGGGCAAAATAGTCTAAAATTTCCACCATAATTGTCAATATTTATCTCTATTTTATTCATTATTATTCTCCTTTTTTATTTTAAAACAACTTTTATATCATCCATACTTTTAAACTCTATAAACTCTTTTAAAAGTCCAACTAGCTCAACAACTTCACTATTTCTCATTCTAATGCAACCACTTGATTCATAACTTCCTATGGTTTTTTCACTTAAAGTTCCGTGTATTCTAAAAGTATCTTTTCCATCAACTTTATGAGTTAAATTTATTTTTGCACTTCCCATATAATTTAACTTATCACCACCTTTTACTACCTTTGGTAGATTAATTCCTTTTTTCTTAAAGCTTTCTATTGTATCAGCAGTTGGATACCAAACAGGATTTAATGTAATTGATGTAACATTACCTACTCCTAAAGGTTTTTTTATATCTTTTCTAGCTGTTGAAACTTTATAACTTTTCAAAAGTTTTAATTTATCATCTATTTTTGCATTTACACTAAGTATATTTTTTGATGAATCTACATCAATTATTATTTTATCGTAAGAACCTGTTTCACTTAGAATATGGTCAACTTTTTTAAAAGTTGAAAGTTTTGGAGTATACCTATTTATTATCTTTGTTCCAATTTTTGAGAAATCTTCTACAAATTTATCTTCATCAAAAACTTTTACCTTTGAAAATTTTTCTATAAACTCATCAATTTTTATTAATGATTCATTACTCTCTTTTGAAAACAATGAAACTGTCATAAGAAAAATTAATACAAAAACTCTAAACAAAGCTTATATTCCTTGAAATATTGATTTTAAAATAGATTTATACCAAAATTTAGTATCAAATTAGATTAACAATTTTTAGGTACAATTTGCCTAAAAATATATAAAAGTTTGGAATAATTTATGAAAAATAGCCTTGAAACAATACTTTGCCACCCTACATCTTTTGCACCTTTTAAAGATGTTACAGGTTCATCTCATTTCCCTATTTATAATACTGCAACATTTGATTTGAAAAAACAAACTAATGAAAATGGCAAAAAAATTTATGATTACACAAGAAGTGATAATCCAACAAGAGAAGCTTTAGAAAATCTTTTTGCATTTGCTGAAAATGGAGCTGGAGCTGTTTGTACTCATACTGGAATTGCTAGTGTTAATTTGCTTTTTGAAACAGTTTTAAAAGCTAACTCAACTATTTTAGTTGAAGCTGATTGTTATGGAGGAACAAATAGACTTTTAAAAATTTATAAAGATAAGTATAATGTAGAAGTTATCTCTGCAAACTTTCATGATTTTGAAATGATTGAACATATTTTAAAATCAAAATCTATTGATTTAACTCTTTGTGAGAGTCCTACCAATCCAGGTTTAAAAATAATAAATTTAGAAAAAATTGCAAAGTTATGTAAAAAATATAACTCTCTTTTTGCCGTTGATAACTCTTTAGCAACTTTTATTAGTCAAAAACCACTTGATTTAGGAGCAGATTTTTCACTATTTTCAACTACAAAATATATAAGTGGACATGGTTCAGTTATAGCAGGAGCAATTGTTGCAAAAGATGAAGAGTGGGCAAATAAACTTCATTATTATTCAAATGCACATGGTCACAATCAAAATCCTATGGATGTTCATCTTATATCTTTAGGAATTCCTAGCCTCAAAATTAGAGCAAAGGCAAGTAGTAAAAACTCTATTAAATTAGCTAAATTTTTAGAAAAACAAGATTTTATTACAAAAGTAACTCACCCCGCACTAAAATCTCATCCAAATAGAAAATTAGCAGAAAAACAGATGAAAATAATTCCAGGAGTTTTTTGTGCAGATTTCAAAACTGTTGAATTAGCAGAAAAATTCATACAAAATAGTAAAATATTTGGCGAAAAATGTTCTTTTGGAAGTCCTGATAGTAGAGTTGAAATACCATCAAAAATATCTCATGCTTCATTTTCAAAAGAAGAGCTAGAAAATATTGGGATTAGTCCTAGTACAGTAAGATTTGCAATTGGTTTTGAAGATATTGAAGATTTAAAAAAAGATTTATTACAAGCTATAAAATGATAGAAAATAGTTTTTTTACTCCAATAGAATGTGGAGAAACTCTTCCACAAAAAAATATGCATGCTGTTTCAACTTCTATGCCAACACTAAAAGATGTAATAGACTATGAAGAACAGACTCCAGAAATTTTGGAAAAAATTAGTGTTGCTTATCCTAGATTTGTAATTCATCCTTATTTAAAAAAGTTAGCAAATTATTTAAAAGAAAAATATAATATTTCTGATGAGTATGAGCTAGTTCTAATGAGTAGCAAAAAAGCTGTTGATGTTGTAAGTAACAGGTATTATATACATAATATTTGTGAATTTAATGAACCTTTTGGAGTAATAAAAGTTTCTCAAGGAAGACAATATAAAAAGGTTTTAAAATTTATTCAACATGTTGGATATAACCTTTCTTCAAGATTAGCTGAAGATTATTTATATAATCTTGGATTAGTACAAACCCTTCAAAATGAAAAATTAGAAAAAAAAGAGCTAGCAGAAGATACTATTTTAAATACTCTAAGCCTAGCTTACAATGAAAAAAAAGAGAATATTGCTCTATGTCCATCAGGAATGAATGCAATTTATAGTGTATTAAAAGGTCTTAAAAATATTCAAGCTAGAAATGGAAAATCAATATTAATTCAATTTGGATGGTTATATTTAGATACTACAAATATTGTAAATCACTATTTTGAAGAGAGTAAAGTTTTTTATGATGTAACAAATTTGAGTATTTTAGAAGAGTATTTAAAAGAAAACAAAAACAGAGTTTTAGCAATAATCACTGAAGTTCCTACAAATCCACTTGTAAAAACTGCAGATTTAGAAAAACTAAGAGAACTTTGCAATAAATATAATATAGTACTTGTAGTAGATTCAACTTTTGCAACGCCGTATAACTTAAATTTAAAACCTTACGCTGACATATTTGTAGAAAGTTTAACAAAATTTGCTTGTGGAAATGCAGATGTTTTAATGGGTGCTATTATTTTAAATGGTAATTTTAAAATTTCGCATATAAAAAACGAGTTCTTCAAGCATAGTGATAAACCATATACTAAAGATATGCAAAGAATGGCTTTAGAAATTGTTGATTATAAAAAAAGAGTTAAAAAAATATCACAAAATACAAAAGAACTGATTGAATTTTTGAAAAATCTATCTTATGTAAGCAAGGTATATTCTTGCTTAGATGAAGATTGTATAGAAAACTATAAAAAACTTATGATAGATGAAAATAGTTTATGTGGAATAGTTTCTATTCATATTGAAAAAGATTTTCAAAAAATCTACGATAGTTTGAATTTTCCAAAAGGTCCAAGCCTTGGAACTGAATTTACACTTTTGATGCCTTACACATATTTAGCTCACTACGATTTAATAACTACAAAAAGTGGTAAAGAATTTTTAAAGAAAATAGAACTTCCAGTAAATCTTATAAGAATTTCTGTAGGGATTGAAGATATTGAAGAGATAAAAAAAGAGTTTAAAAAAATAGAGTTATGATAAAAAACTGTAACAAAAATAATATTCAAAATATTTCAAAATTAATTTTAGATGCAATAGAAGATATAGCTTCAACTCTTACTGGAGAGTTTGAAGAGGAAAAAATTCTTGAAACTTTAGATTCATATATAAAAATGGATATTTGTAGACTAAGTCATAAAAATATTTTTACTTATGTAAAAGATGAAAAGATTGTTGGAATTTTAGTAGCTTATTCATCAAATGATATTGATATTTTAGATAAACCCATGCTTTTAAATTTAAAAGACAAAGGAATATTAAAAGATAGTTTTGAGAAAGAATGTTTTGAGGATGAATTCTATATTGATACTATTAGCGTATTAAAAAAGTACCAAGGACAAGGTATTGCAAAGGAGTTTTTCAACTTTGCTTTCAAAAAAGCAAAAGAGTTAGGGTATAAAAAAGTTTCACTTTTAGTTGATTTTAAAAAAGAAAAAGCAAAAAATCTGTATTTAAAAATGGGTTTTGAAGATAATGATAAATTAGTTGTAGCAGGAAATGATTTTCATCATATGATAAAGTGGATTTAAAATTTAAAACCACTTTATCACTATTTATAAACTATTTATAACTATTTGCTATCTCTTTTGCAACAGTTAATAAATTATTATGCCAATCATCAGTTAGTGGATTAATGGCAACCACATTTCCACCTATATTATTTGAGATAGTTTTTGCACTATTTTGAGAAAATTGTGGTGATACAAAAATGATTTTTATATCATGTTTTTTTGCCTCTTCTACAAGTTTTACTAACTCATTTGGTTTAGGTTCTTTTCCTTCAACTTCAATAGAAATTTGTTCTATTTCATATCGTGCAGCAAAATATCCCCAAGATGGATGAAAAACCATAAAAGCTTTATCTTTATATGGTGCTAAAATATTTTTTATTTCTGAGTCTAAAGAATCTAACTCTTTTATAAACTCTTCATAATTAGTTTTATAAAAATCACTATTTTGTGCATCAATTTTTATCATAGCTTCATAAATATTTTTTGCTTGGATTTTAACTAATATTGGATCTAGCCAAATATGTGGGTCAACTCCACTATGATCATGTTTATCTTCTTCATGCTCATGCTTATGACCTTTGTGCTTATCTTCTTTTTCTTCATGATGTTCATGTGCTACCATCTCTATTTTTTCTACTCCAACAGTAGTATCAACAAAAGTAGTATTTTTTGCATTTTGTTTAAACTTTTTTATCCAAGCTTTTTCACTAGGCTCACCTATCAAAAAGTATGCTTTTGAGTTAAATAAAGCTTTCATTGCTGAAGGTTTTGGCTCAAAATTATGTGGAGAACTTCCTGGAGGAACCATTACATTTACACTAAATTTATCTTTAACAATTTTTTCTACAAAATATTTTTGTGGTAAAATTGTAACTGTTACTTCTTGATTCGATGCAAACAAACTCGAAAACAAAATAGAAACAATAAATATAATTTTTTTCATATTTTTCCTTTAAATGCAACCTGGTTGCAAAATTTTAAGAATTTTAATCATTTAATCCTTTAATGCAACTTAGTAGCATTTTTAATCCTCTTTTTGATAAACTAGCACTTATGGATAATTTAACAAAAAAAAATAATATTTCTAATATTAAATTAACGACAGCTAGAAAGTCTATTCTAGACATTTTAGTGAATTCAAATAAGCCTCTTTGCTATGAAGACTTAAAAGACAAAATAATTATGGATAAAGCAACGTTTTATAGGAATATAAGCTTTTTTGAAGAACAAAATCTTATAAATTCTTTTGAATCAAATGACAAAAAACGATATTTTGAAATAAAAGATAAAGAACATATTCACTTTATTTGCTCAAATTGCTCAACAATTGAATGTATATATCAAAAACCAAACTTTTCTTTAGATGGATATAAAATAGATACAATAATTTTAAAAGGAAAATGTAAGGAGTGCAATCTTAATGAACAATAAGTTTTTTGGTAGCAGACAATTACAACAAATTCTGAAAGTTAAAGAGAAGTATGAATTTATAAAAAACTTCATATCTGTTGAAACATTAAGTGGATTTATTTTATTTACTGTAACAGTTTTTGCTGTAATTATTGCAAATTCTAGTTATTCTGACTTTTACTTTGATATTTTAAAAAGTCCTATTTCTATTGGATTTGGAGAAAGTAGTTTCTCTATGAGTACGCTTCATTGGATAAATGATGTTTTAATGGCAATATTTTTTCTAGTAGTTGGCTTAGAGATAAAAAGAGATATGCTTGTCGGTGAACTTTCTAGTGTAAAAAAAGCATCTTTTCCAATAATTGCTGCTATTGGTGGGATGATTATCCCAGCAGCTATTTACTTAAGCTTAAATAAAGAATATCCAACAGGTTTTGGAGTTCCCATGGCAACAGACATTGCTTTTGCATTAGGGATTTTATTACTTTTAGGAAATCGTGTAAGTATGTCACTAAAACTATTTTTAGTAACACTAGCAGTTGTTGATGACTTAGGTGCTATTATTGTTGTTGCAATATTTTATACAAGTGAAATAAACTATTTATTCTTTATTCATGCTGGAATAACTTACTTACTTTTACTACTTCTAAATTATTTTAATGTTAAAAAATTACTACCTTATTTAGTATTAGGTATTTTTTTATGGATTTTTGTACATAAAATCGGGATTCACTCTACGATTGCTGGTGTTTTATTAGCATTTACAATTCCATTAAAACAAAAAAATGAAACGGATACAAATAACGCTCCTTTAGTAAAATTAGAACATGCTTTACACAACTTTAGTGCCTTTTTAATAATGCCTATATTTGCTCTTGCAAATGCTGGAGTTATTATAGATTTTTCGAGTGTAATTGAACATAAGCAAATAGTCTTAGGTGTAGCGCTTGGTTTAGTTATTGGGAAACCAATTGGAATTTTCCTATTTACTTATCTTGCAAATAGTTTAAAGATTGCGACAAAACCTGCAAATGTAACTTGGAGTGAAATAGTAGCAGTTGGATTTTTAGGAGGAATTGGATTTACTATGTCAATTTTTATTTCTCACTTAGCATTTAGCGATCCTTCTATTGTAAGTGCAGTAAAAATTGGTATTTTTGCTAGTTCTATTACTGCTGCAATTATAGGAGTTATTCTTATACTTTCAAATAAAAAAAGAGTTTAACTCTTTTTTTATTCCTTTATCAAATTTTCGTATCTTTTATCAGTTAATAGCCTCATAAATGCCACTAAAGCATCTATTTTTCTATCATTTTGAGCATTTGCTTTTAATTCTTTTAATGAAATTGTATCTTTGTGTTCAGGTTCATCCCATGGTAAATTTGTTTCAGGATTTATGGTTCTTTCTTTATTATTATATTTATCGTAAAACTCTACTACAGTTCTTAAATCTTTAAATACTCCATTATGCATATATGGTGAAGTTACAGCTACATTTCGTAAAGTTGGAGTTTTATATTTTCCTATTTGGTTCTTATCATTTACATTTGAATTTGCTAAAAGTCCTAAATCTTTATCTTTTACGCCATTTTTTTCTCTTAAACTTTTATTTTCTGGAATACCAATATTATGAAATTCGTAATTAGTAAAAGTTTCACCCTCTTTTCCTTCTCCTTTTAAAACATGGCAAGCTGCGCATGAATTATTATTATTTGAAAAAAATATAGACATACCTAAATCTTCAAGAGGAGTTAAATCATATTCTCCTTTTAGATATCTATCATATTTAGAATCAAAAGTTGAGAATTCATCACTTCTTTCGAAACTAGCAATTGCTTTTGTCATAGCTTCATAAGCAATTTTATCGTCAGAAAAAATATTTTCTCCAAAAAGTTTTTTGAAATTTTCAATATAAAATTCATTTTCTTTCAATCTTGAAACAGCTTCTTTTACATCTTTTAAACCCATTTCAATAGGATTTAAAGGTGGACCACCAGCTTGTTCTTCCAAACTATTTGCTCTTCCATCCCAAAATTGTCCTCCTTTATAAAGACCCTTTTTTTCATCAAAATGAAAAGGTGGAGAAAATTTTGCATAAGATGCTGTAGGAGCTTGTCTATCACCTAAAGATTTTTTATCATCTCCCAAAGATGCCATTTTAGAAACTCCATTTTCTCTATCATCAATAAATCCCACTTCTGGATTGTGACAAGTAGCACAGCTTTGAGTTCTATTTTTTGATAAATTCACATCAAAAAAAAGCATCCTTCCTAGTTCCTCTTTTGAAATATCATTTGCACTAAGAGTTGAAAGTATTAGTACGTTTGCTAAAATTAATTTTAAACTTTTCAAAATATCCTCCTTTTTTAAATAAATTTACAAATGGTCGTAAATACAAATCTTTTACTGTTTTGTATTCGTTCATCTGATTTTTTCTAAGTCCAAATTTAAGAATTTTTACATCTTTTGAAAGAGCTAATGTTCCAAAAACTCTATCCCAAATAGCTATATATCCTCCATAATTTTTATTAAAATGCTTTTTATCATGATGAATTTGATGCTGTTTTGGAGATAAAAACCACCTTTCCATAAAAGAGAAATATGAAAAAGGTACATGAGAATGTCTTAAATTTGAACCAAAAATAGAAGTTATAAAAACAAAAATATTTACTCCTAAAACCATATATATATTTATCTTTGCTCCAAAAAAATATATAAAAACGCCAGTTACAAAACCTATACTAATTGCATATCTAAGTCCAAATAAAAAATTTTCAACTGGATGAACTCTATAAAAAGTTATAGGAGTTAAAACTTTTGCACTATGATGAACTTTATGAAACTCCCAAAGAAATGGTATTGTATGTAAAAATCTGTGTAACCAATATCTAGTAAAATCACTAAAAACAAATACTGCTAATGTGTATAAAAATACTATTTGTGTATAAGTAAATGAAGTAAAATCTATAAATCCAAAATTTTCATATAAAAATTTATTCGTAAACAACGCAACACTTTTTGCACTCATAATAAAAGGAATAATTAAAAATAAATTAACTAAATTCGATAAAAAAAAGTATATATAATCAAGTTTTGCACTAGGATGTAACCAAAGTTTAGAAGATGTTATTAACTTTGTACTTTTTTTTGTGTAAAAATAATAAATTACTCCTAAAAATAGAGAACTTAATAAATAAAGCCAATAAACTCTTTTATTTGGATTATTTAAAAAATCTAGTGCAAGAAGTTCCACTTTTTAATCTCCATCTGCATCTAAAATATCTGGTTTAAGACCTAATTTTTCTATTATTGTTATGTAATATAAGTCATGAATCGAAGAAACTGTATCAAAAAGTTTTTTACCATTTGTGAAATCATCTTTTGGAAGACTTTTTAATATATCTTTTGCTTCATTTATACTATTTAAAACATTTTTTAAATCATTTAAAGCATTTTTTTCTTTTGCTAAATCATTTAAATTTTTATACTCTTTTTGTTCAATTATCTCTTTTTGAGCTTCTAATATAGCATCAATTGCTTCAAAAGAGTTTTGACTTAAAAAATATTCAGCTCTATTATTTTTAGAATCATTTTTAAACTTACTTGATAAACCAGCAGAATTTCCTACTCTCCACTCTTTTAATCTGTAAGAAGATGCTATTAATGTATTAATTAATATTGCATTCTCTTCTTGAACACTTTTTGTAGGATTTTTCAAATAATCTTCATATGAAGATTTAATATCTTCTAAATTTAAAACTATTGACTTTAAAATCTCATTAGCTAACTCTTTTTCTCTATGGCTTAAACTTGATATACTATTTTTTGAATATAAAACATATTCTAAAGCATTTACTGTTTTAAATGAATTTTTAAACAAAGCTGTTTTTATATCACTCTTACTGTCAATCACTCTTTGCATTTGAGAGTTTAAATCTTCTTTTAAATTATTAAAAACATCAACATACCTAGGAGTATCTAAGAACTCACTATTTATTTCACCTGCTAAATATATAGCTTCAACTTTTTTCCATGATCTTATGAAATTTGTAAAGTTTTTATCACTTATATCTTTTTGCAAAATCTTTGCATCATCTATTGCTTTTTGTGTATCTACTATAGATACATTTTTTATAACACTTTGGAATATTGAATCTTGTGCACTTAAGCTCAATATAAATACAATAAATAATAAAAATATTTTTCTAACCATTATAACTCCTCTAAAAATTTAATTAATTTCTCTCTATCTTCAAGACTCAAAGCTTTATAAGCCATTTGACTCTGTTTTGCTTCTCCACCATGCCACAAAATTGCTTCTTGAAAATCTCTTGCTCGACCATCATGAAGTAATCTTGCTTTAGTTTTATTTATTTTTTCATGAAGAGTAATTCCCCAAAGTGGAGCTGTTCTCCATTCATTTCCATTTGCACTAAATTCAATTCTATTATCTGCTAAATCATCTCCCATATCATGTAAAAGAAAATCTGAAAAAGCAGATACTTCAAAACCTAATTTTGTTTTTAAACTGCCTACATGACATTTTGCACAACCAATATTCTCAAATATTTTATAACCTTCTTTATAATTTTCACTACTTTTATCAGCACTATATGTTTTTAAATTTTTTAAATAAAAAGTAATAGCATCTAACCTATGTTCAGGTAAATCTATCTCATCTTTTGGTTTTGGGGCATATAAGCACTCTTTTTGAAAAAAAGTACATTTATCTTTAGGTTCAATAGTTGTAGTAAGCCCTATATCATTTGAGGCAGCAAATGATATTTGTTCTTTTAAATTTGCCACACTTGCTTTCCAAGTATATTTTCCAATTTCATATCGATTTGAAATAGGAGAATATACGTAATTTACTTTTCCACTTATTCCATCATTGTTTAAATCTTCAAGATCTTGATTTTTTAAAATCTCTTCATCTAAAATCATATCAATAAGTGCCATGCCATTTAAGCTTTGAGCTATTCTAAAAGAAACAATTGTATCTTCTTCAATATTTCCATAATTTAAATTTTCTAAACTATATTTTGGTTTTTGAAGAATCACTCTTGTTCCATCATTTAATATTTCATTTTTTTCTTCAAAATCAAGTTTTATATTTCCTTCAAAAGGAACTCCAAAAATCCCATTTATTGCTAATTGTTCACCATAAATAGGCTCTGGAATAAAACCTTTTTTCAAAAAAACTTCTTCATCTTTTTTTGAATCATTTTTTTCTTTAGATAATCTAGCTACTATAGCTCTAGATGTTGTAAAATCTTTATTAAAAAGATTTCCTCTTCCATTATTCGGATGACAACTCACACAGCTATTTGCATTAAATAAAGGTCCTAACCCATCTCTTGCTGTTGTAATACTTGGAGCTTTTACCCAAGGAATATTAAAAAAACTTCTTCCCAACATAAATATATCTTTTTCTTCATCAGTTAGCCCAGTAATAGATTTTAATAAAAGTTTTGAATCTTTTGAAGAAGATAAATAGTTTTTTTCAATATTAAAAGCAAAAAGCCCTAAGCAAAATATTGCTGATAGGGCTTTTAAAATTAATAGTTTTTTTAACATTACTATTTACAGCTTAGTCTCTTCTGGATCTGTTACATCATCAGTTGATAAAGATATATTATTTGCCTTTGCAACATTTACCATCTCATCACCTAATTTTCTAAGTTCATTTTTAAGTTTTACTAAAACTTTTGACATTTCATGTTCTGGTCTTATTTGATAATCAAAATGAGCTTCTGTTTTTGCAACTTTATCGACTTGCTCTATCTTTTGCTCAATTGATTTCATCAAATTTATAACTCTAATTTTATCTTCACTATTTAAAGTATCAAGTAAACTCTTACCATATTTCTTACCATTATATGTAGAAGTTAAAATATTTTTAAATCCTTCATAATTTTTTGCTAAATCTCTATGTGTATTATCTGAAAAACAAGAGTGTTCATCCTCTTCACTAGGAGTTAAAACAGCTACTGCTAATCTTTCATTTGCTAGTTCAGATTTAATAAAAACTCCCATACCTGCAATAATTTGTCTTATAGCATCAGATTGATTGATATTCTTTTCTTTATCTTTTAATTTTCCTAAAAGAGCAGCTCTATAAAGTCCTGAAGTTCCATCAATACTTTTTTCCCAAGCACTTTTAACAGTTTGTAAATCTTGTACTAATTTTTCTGTTACAACTTTTAAATACTCTAATCTTCTTTTTGAATCTTTATCTGTTGTAAAATCACTAAGAGGTCTTTCTCCAGCTTTTAATGCTCCATTTGTAATTTTATCTTCTAAGAAATTGTTATAATCTTGATCTTGTCCCCATAGTAAAAACTCAATAGCATGATACCCAGTAGCAACATTTGCTTCTCCACCATTTTCATTTAAATCTGTTAAAGCTTCAACTGTAATTTTTGTAACATCAACTTCCTTAGCTTCCTCACCACCAGGATTAAACTTACCAACTGTATCAATTATATTTCCAGATGTTCTTTTTCCATCAGCATCAATAGTGTAATCAATAATATTTTCATCAAGTGGCCAAGCATTAATTTGTCCTTCTAATGCACCATAAGTTTCACTAACCCAACCATCTTCAGCATCTATTGGACCATTTGCAAGTCTAAAAATTTCTGTACTTCCATAAGATTCTCTGGCAATTAACCATGATTTTTTCGCTTCATCTAAATTAGATTGTGAAGGTTTAACTACAAATTTATTTATAGATTCTTGTAATTTTTTTGCATCTTTTAAAGCTTCTGAATAGTTATCAAAAGCAATATTTGAATAATTTTCAAGAAAATTTAATTCTTTTGATAAATTAATATCTTTAGTGTAATTTACTTTTTGCTCTGCAGTTAAATTTAAAGCTAAAGCAGC comes from the Aliarcobacter cibarius genome and includes:
- a CDS encoding imelysin family protein; this translates as MVRKIFLLFIVFILSLSAQDSIFQSVIKNVSIVDTQKAIDDAKILQKDISDKNFTNFIRSWKKVEAIYLAGEINSEFLDTPRYVDVFNNLKEDLNSQMQRVIDSKSDIKTALFKNSFKTVNALEYVLYSKNSISSLSHREKELANEILKSIVLNLEDIKSSYEDYLKNPTKSVQEENAILINTLIASSYRLKEWRVGNSAGLSSKFKNDSKNNRAEYFLSQNSFEAIDAILEAQKEIIEQKEYKNLNDLAKEKNALNDLKNVLNSINEAKDILKSLPKDDFTNGKKLFDTVSSIHDLYYITIIEKLGLKPDILDADGD
- a CDS encoding imelysin family protein codes for the protein MKFGKKILISLSITAALALNLTAEQKVNYTKDINLSKELNFLENYSNIAFDNYSEALKDAKKLQESINKFVVKPSQSNLDEAKKSWLIARESYGSTEIFRLANGPIDAEDGWVSETYGALEGQINAWPLDENIIDYTIDADGKRTSGNIIDTVGKFNPGGEEAKEVDVTKITVEALTDLNENGGEANVATGYHAIEFLLWGQDQDYNNFLEDKITNGALKAGERPLSDFTTDKDSKRRLEYLKVVTEKLVQDLQTVKSAWEKSIDGTSGLYRAALLGKLKDKEKNINQSDAIRQIIAGMGVFIKSELANERLAVAVLTPSEEDEHSCFSDNTHRDLAKNYEGFKNILTSTYNGKKYGKSLLDTLNSEDKIRVINLMKSIEQKIEQVDKVAKTEAHFDYQIRPEHEMSKVLVKLKNELRKLGDEMVNVAKANNISLSTDDVTDPEETKL
- a CDS encoding di-heme oxidoredictase family protein, with the translated sequence MLKKLLILKALSAIFCLGLFAFNIEKNYLSSSKDSKLLLKSITGLTDEEKDIFMLGRSFFNIPWVKAPSITTARDGLGPLFNANSCVSCHPNNGRGNLFNKDFTTSRAIVARLSKEKNDSKKDEEVFLKKGFIPEPIYGEQLAINGIFGVPFEGNIKLDFEEKNEILNDGTRVILQKPKYSLENLNYGNIEEDTIVSFRIAQSLNGMALIDMILDEEILKNQDLEDLNNDGISGKVNYVYSPISNRYEIGKYTWKASVANLKEQISFAASNDIGLTTTIEPKDKCTFFQKECLYAPKPKDEIDLPEHRLDAITFYLKNLKTYSADKSSENYKEGYKIFENIGCAKCHVGSLKTKLGFEVSAFSDFLLHDMGDDLADNRIEFSANGNEWRTAPLWGITLHEKINKTKARLLHDGRARDFQEAILWHGGEAKQSQMAYKALSLEDREKLIKFLEEL